Within Serratia odorifera, the genomic segment GGCCCCAGTACGTCGTAATCACGCATCGCCTGCGCAATCTCGGATTCGCGCAGACCGGTGCCAAGCTGGCCGGTCAGCACCAATACCGGCGCGTCGGGGTTGTCGGAGGCACGAATGGCTTCGATGCACGGCACCGCCGTTTCCTGCCCTATCAGCCAATCCACCACGTAACCGTCGAACAGGCTTTTCGATAACGCCTGACAAAACGCCGCCACGTCATAGAACGCCACCGCATGGAAACCGCGGCTATTGAGGTATTTTGTCAGCTCATCGGCCGCCTGATGGGAATCGTCCAATACCGCAATGCTCAGTCGCTCGTCATCGGCACTGTGCGGGCGGATCTCAATCAGCTCGACGCAATAACGGTTGCCGGTCGGCGCATCATCAACGCGATAAATCACCCATTGATCGTCATGCTGCAACGCCACGTAATCCGATAACCGCCCGCCATTCAGTTCGTGACCAATATAGGCGACGCAAGGCAGTTCGACGCCAGCCACAGAAAAGATGGCATCCCGTGCAATAGTTTGCGCAGGGGCGTCACTGTCCACATTCATATCGACGATTGCCGCCGGGGTTTCATCCAACGCCGCTGCCACGCTGTTGATCTGTTCCAGCGTCCAGGGGCTTTGCCCCTTCAGTTTGCGGTGCGCATGCGAAAAACTCAGCGCCAAAATGCGGCTGAGTTCTTTTGCCTGTTGACGCTTGCCTATCCCATGATGAAGAAAAAGCGCTCTGACCCGGTTTGCAATCGACTGTGAATCGAATTTCTGGTGATTGTTATCCATTTTTTCCTTCGATTTTTTTCTAATTTTTCAGTCGCTTTGGAGTAAATAGGTGTTCAAGCTTGATACAATGTTAGCATCATATGCAATCTTATTCTCAAAACATTGCTTGACATACCAACTTCGATAGTCAAACATGGTATCAGAAGCTACACACAGCAACACACTATAAAAATAATACAAGAAACACAGTTATAATAACCATAATGACACCAGGGAAATCTGTTCAGGTGGTCGGTTCTGAAGAAAAACACGACAGAACAACGACATACCGTCCGGAGTAAAAGCCTTTAGCGCTAATAATAAAGATGTACCCCCCATTTTAACCGGTCCCCGTCAGGGGACCGTTTTTTTTTGCCGTCTCAACGTCAGGAAAGATCGATCTGTAATGCAATGCAATGTTCTCGACCAATCGTCAGGCCAGGTCCCAAGCGCCGCATCACCAGCCCCAGGTGTCGCATCATACGTTCAACCCCGAGTGTCGTCACCGTCACATAGGCTGTTAATTGCTGCTGACGTCCATACGCCATCATCTGTTCGATCATCTGCCGCGTCACACTGGAAAATCCCAGCCCACGATCGTTGGGCGCACAGTTGATAAAACGTGACAGTTCCCACACCGCTTCACTGCACGGTGGCTGATGGCAGCCCAACAAAGAGGGGAAGGTATTTTTCAGCATATAGGGTCCGGTGGTGGGCAGCATTCGCCAGCAACCGTCGATCCGTTCACCGTCCTCATGCAGCAACAGCAGATAAAGGGGGTTCAACGCATCGTAAGCATCGATCTCCATACCATCGTATAGCACCACATCCCAACGCTTTTTATAATAGAAGGTGTCGGCACGTAATTGGTGCATATGCCGCAACAGGTTGGCATCGATAGCCGCTCGAGCCGCGATTAACGTTTTCATCATGCTCCTGACTCTGGGATAAAGATAAAACTATTATCGATATTAGAATTAAGGAGAACTATCTGTTTAGATAGTTGACATTCCGATCATCATTATCGCGCCGTTATTATATATTCCCTGGTGTAACTCCGGGTATTATAAGGTCAACGAGCCGCTGGCAATGGCTTTGATGATTGCCGCGCCACGAGAACTGACGTTAAACTTTCGACGAATATTTTTGAAATGAAAGTTCACGTTGGCCTCCGAGCAATTCAGTATGCGTGATATCTCCCACGTGGTTTTACCGATGGTGAACCATTTGCACACTTCTATTTCACGCGGGCTTAATACCGTGGCGGTCAATTTGTTTTTCTCATCAAGTAATCGAATGCAATGATGCAACAAAATATCCCGCAATATATAGAGCTCCCCCCATCGCTGCTGCATTAACTCGCGATAGTCGCGCTGACGTTGCCGACCCAGCGACAGGCTCAAGATCCCCTGTTCTCCCTGTACGCCATGCAGTGGAAACGATACGCCATGCGCCAGTCCATAATACGACGCCTCCTGCCAAAAAGGCGCCGTTTCCGCCGTTATCGGGCACGCCTGCCATTCCAGCGGAAACAGCCCGCCCAGGCAGTGTGCAACGGTCGGGTCGGTATTGATGTATCCCAACCGCGTATAGGTTTCGCGCCATGCCGGCGGATGGTTGGTCAACACCACCGCCTGGTTTATGTCGCGTCCGTGGCCAGTCACACCCAGCAAATACCCGTCAAAACCAATCGCCTGACATCGCTCTGCCAATACTTCATCAAGCTGACTAAAATTATCAATCCGAAAGCTGGCATAGCGATTGTATATTTCGTTCATTTTTCCTCCATAACGCTTAACATCAGACAATAAAGGACCTTCCCTTAGCATTATCCTTATGTTTGATCATGAATAATGAACATCGCTGCCGCAAAAGAGTGACGAAGGTAATAAAACAATATAAATAATTCTTCTTCCACCGACCGTGGCTGTTTGGTTAATAACCCTAGCGCATAAAAATTATATTGCTAGCTTCACCACCCTATCAAATTAGATAGTTGTTGGCTGCCGTAGACAAGTCAATAGTTAATTCGCTAATCGAGCACGTCAGATTATTCGCCACTGCCTATTTATTATGGCGTCGCAATGATCGCCGGCGTGAGCTTATCAATAAATATATCGAATTAACGACGGGAGTATATTATGAAAGTGTCTGCTATGGCGCTGGCGTTCAGCCTTGCCTTTTTCGGTATCTCTGCCAATAACGCGTTTGCCCTGGTGGAAACGCCAAGCAAAACCACCACGCCGGCAACGGCCTCAGACTTGACCAAACGTTATTACAACACCGCCAAAGATTGTGGCAGTGATTCAAAACCGGCATTTTTGTGTTCGGGGGTTATTTTTCGCGGCACCCAGCACTCTAACCAATACAAGTTTTGGCAACCCAGTCCCAAATCGGTACAGCAAGGCGGCGTATCATTTTCCTATCTACGCCAGGACGCCAAGTTTCAACGGCTGGCATATGGCTACAATAACGGCTTTATTCTTTACCCTATTTTTGGTGCGCCAAAAGAGCGACTAGACATTGAAGTCATGTGTGCCTTCCCAATCGATGCAGCAACCTTCGAACGCGACGCCAAAGGCTGCGGACAGAACCAGTATTCCCCGGTCACCAGCCGCGCCTGCCAGAGTCAGGGCATCCAAAGCGCTCAACAGTGGTTGCAGCACTATAACGCAACCGGCGTCAGCAACCGTCACCGCCATCAGTGTGGCTTTGACGTGAGCGATAATTCACGCAGCAACACCGCCGTGGCCTTTGATCAGACGCTAAAATCAATGAAACTGATCCAGGCCGAATCGATAACCCAGCAAAACGAACTGCGCTTGGCAACATGGACAGAACATGACCCGGCAAGACTGCCGATCGAAGCCCTGTTTTATATCAATGACGGTTTGAAGAACGCACAGCTTGATCAACAGGACTATAAAAACGCCACCGGCAAGTTCCTGCCGATCATTAAAATGACGCTGCCGCGCAGCGTCAATGAAGAAGCTACCTTCCACTTTGTGAAAACCGATCAGGTGGTTCAACCGTAATTCAGCGTATCACAGGGGGCTGCTAAGCGGCCCCTTGTTGTTCAATGTGGATTGCAGCCGGCTTTTTCCGTCGCTTCGTACCCGACGTCTTTACGGTAGGGATCCAGATTCCAGACCTGTTTTTTACGCGCGATGGAATAATGACAGGCGAACTGATCGCGCATTCCGCGGGTATTGCGCCAATATTTATCCTTGCCGAATTTATTCACCAGTTCGGCAAATGCCCGATCCGTTTCTCGTGAGTAAATACTGCGACCACAATCGGTTGGGATCACCGCCAATGTCATTTCGCCGTAGCGTTCGATCCAGCTGGCAGATTTTATATACCGTTGGCAATTACGATATGGATAATCCGCGCTGGCCGGCCAGGCGAAGCAACTGGCCAATACGCCACTGAAAAACCATGCCCATTTTTTCATGCTGTGTTTCCTGTTTCGCCAAATAAAAACGGGGCCAGCTCGCTGACCCCGCCCAATCATGCCAATCAGAAACGCCAGGTAAAACCGGCGTTGACGCTGTTATCCTGGTAATGATCGGACAACAAGCCCCCATAGCCCAGCGATAGCGCGGCATTGGCGCTCACCGCCACTTCCGCACTGGCCTTGATCACCGCACCGTCGCGTGATGCCGACACGCTATTGACCACGAACGGCGCATTACTGCCGTTAAACTTCAGGCCTGTATCCCGATCCAGATCGCCGTACTGATGCTGCCAACCCAGCTCACCCCGTAATGCCACCGCCGTTTCACGACCGACCTGCCACTGATGGTCGGCGCGCAGACCGAGCGTCGACACCGTTGCATCGGTGTGTTGCTTGTCGCCATGCAATGCCGCGGCGCCGCCATCCTCGCTAATGCCGTTGTTCTGGAAGTTGATGTACGCCAGGTTGGCGAACGGCTCCAGATTGACCCAACCGGTTTTCACACTGTAACCGGCTTCGACGAACAGTTGCTCGGTACGTGCGCTGTATTTGGCGGTTTCACGATCGGACTGCAAGCCGTAATTCACCGAACGAGCGGTATCGAAGCGATGCCAGGTATATGCCCCGCC encodes:
- a CDS encoding helix-turn-helix domain-containing protein; this encodes MDNNHQKFDSQSIANRVRALFLHHGIGKRQQAKELSRILALSFSHAHRKLKGQSPWTLEQINSVAAALDETPAAIVDMNVDSDAPAQTIARDAIFSVAGVELPCVAYIGHELNGGRLSDYVALQHDDQWVIYRVDDAPTGNRYCVELIEIRPHSADDERLSIAVLDDSHQAADELTKYLNSRGFHAVAFYDVAAFCQALSKSLFDGYVVDWLIGQETAVPCIEAIRASDNPDAPVLVLTGQLGTGLRESEIAQAMRDYDVLGPYEKPVRLHVIEAALQRCFNL
- a CDS encoding acyl-homoserine-lactone synthase codes for the protein MMKTLIAARAAIDANLLRHMHQLRADTFYYKKRWDVVLYDGMEIDAYDALNPLYLLLLHEDGERIDGCWRMLPTTGPYMLKNTFPSLLGCHQPPCSEAVWELSRFINCAPNDRGLGFSSVTRQMIEQMMAYGRQQQLTAYVTVTTLGVERMMRHLGLVMRRLGPGLTIGREHCIALQIDLS
- a CDS encoding helix-turn-helix transcriptional regulator: MNEIYNRYASFRIDNFSQLDEVLAERCQAIGFDGYLLGVTGHGRDINQAVVLTNHPPAWRETYTRLGYINTDPTVAHCLGGLFPLEWQACPITAETAPFWQEASYYGLAHGVSFPLHGVQGEQGILSLSLGRQRQRDYRELMQQRWGELYILRDILLHHCIRLLDEKNKLTATVLSPREIEVCKWFTIGKTTWEISRILNCSEANVNFHFKNIRRKFNVSSRGAAIIKAIASGSLTL
- a CDS encoding DUF2599 domain-containing protein — translated: MKKWAWFFSGVLASCFAWPASADYPYRNCQRYIKSASWIERYGEMTLAVIPTDCGRSIYSRETDRAFAELVNKFGKDKYWRNTRGMRDQFACHYSIARKKQVWNLDPYRKDVGYEATEKAGCNPH